The following coding sequences are from one Pseudonocardia sp. HH130630-07 window:
- a CDS encoding helical backbone metal receptor has product MIDDEHREVAVPAEVRRVVSLVPSLTEAVATTAPGLVVGATDWCTHPVDLGAERIRGTKNPDVERIVALAPDLVLANQEENRLPDLDALRGAGLPVYVTDIRDVDGGLGSLGRMLGACGLDEPPWLREARELWAGIRPVQPRRRAVVPIWRRPWMAVGSDTFTGAVLDRLGVGNALADSPERYPRFDPATLPEHDLVVLPDEPYLFTADDGPESFAAPSVLVSGRLLTWYGPSLVDAARDLPAALEHAVPRSTDR; this is encoded by the coding sequence GTGATCGACGACGAGCACCGCGAGGTGGCCGTCCCCGCCGAGGTACGCCGGGTGGTCTCCCTCGTACCGTCGCTGACCGAGGCCGTCGCGACGACCGCGCCCGGCCTGGTCGTCGGCGCCACCGACTGGTGCACGCATCCGGTGGACCTGGGCGCGGAGCGGATCCGCGGTACCAAGAACCCGGACGTCGAGCGGATCGTCGCACTCGCCCCGGACCTGGTGCTGGCGAACCAGGAGGAGAACCGCCTGCCCGATCTCGACGCGCTGCGCGGAGCCGGGCTGCCCGTCTACGTCACCGACATCCGTGACGTCGACGGCGGTCTGGGGTCGCTGGGCCGCATGCTCGGCGCGTGCGGGCTCGACGAGCCGCCCTGGCTGCGCGAGGCCCGCGAGCTGTGGGCGGGGATCCGGCCGGTGCAGCCCCGCCGCCGCGCGGTCGTCCCGATCTGGCGCAGACCCTGGATGGCGGTGGGGTCGGACACCTTCACCGGTGCGGTCCTCGACCGGCTGGGCGTCGGCAACGCCCTCGCCGACTCCCCCGAGCGCTACCCCCGCTTCGACCCCGCGACCCTGCCGGAGCACGACCTGGTCGTGCTGCCGGACGAGCCGTACCTCTTCACCGCCGACGACGGCCCGGAGTCCTTCGCCGCACCGTCCGTCCTGGTCAGCGGCCGCCTGCTGACCTGGTACGGCCCGAGTCTGGTCGACGCGGCGCGGGACCTGCCGGCCGCCCTGGAGCACGCCGTGCCCCGGTCCACGGACCGCTGA